One Sodalinema gerasimenkoae IPPAS B-353 DNA segment encodes these proteins:
- a CDS encoding PAS domain-containing protein, whose amino-acid sequence MDSERDRLTKLLRHVPGLVYELRQHPNGHFCLPYASENLGDIYGVSLSDVAVDIAPLFAAIHRADRQMVWESLQESAQSLGTWHSTHRVNQADGQCLWVSVYGTPERQPDGGTQWYGYLENVTPLQQAQQQSETKLRRIIDNLNEMVFIAAPDGTFSFVSSRFATTLGYAPGELLHTAFTPLVHPEDLPPYLEVFQSILAGERVQDYEYRVRHADGHYYWHSLNLSPFQEDNGKTACLGESSLIHSLKQAEASKVEQVEQKVNLLETIFDVVLAGYWEWDILND is encoded by the coding sequence TTGGACTCAGAGCGAGATCGCCTCACCAAGCTCCTGCGCCATGTCCCCGGTCTTGTCTATGAACTCCGACAACACCCCAATGGTCACTTCTGTTTACCCTATGCCAGTGAGAACCTAGGGGACATCTATGGGGTCTCCCTTAGTGATGTTGCCGTCGACATTGCTCCTCTCTTCGCCGCCATCCATCGGGCAGATCGCCAGATGGTGTGGGAATCCCTGCAAGAATCCGCCCAGTCCCTAGGCACTTGGCACAGCACGCACCGGGTTAATCAGGCTGATGGCCAGTGCTTATGGGTCTCGGTTTACGGCACACCGGAACGCCAACCGGATGGGGGAACTCAATGGTATGGCTACCTCGAAAATGTCACCCCCCTGCAACAGGCTCAACAGCAAAGCGAAACCAAACTGCGGCGCATCATTGACAATCTCAATGAGATGGTATTTATTGCCGCCCCGGATGGAACCTTTAGCTTCGTCAGCTCGCGGTTTGCAACCACTCTGGGCTATGCCCCAGGTGAACTCCTCCATACTGCCTTCACTCCCCTCGTCCACCCCGAAGACTTGCCACCCTACCTGGAGGTCTTTCAATCGATTCTAGCTGGAGAACGGGTGCAGGACTATGAATACCGTGTGCGCCATGCTGACGGTCATTATTATTGGCATTCGCTCAACCTCTCCCCCTTTCAAGAAGACAATGGCAAAACCGCTTGTCTAGGGGAGTCTAGCTTGATTCATTCCCTCAAACAAGCTGAGGCGAGCAAGGTTGAACAGGTAGAGCAAAAAGTAAACCTTCTTGAAACTATTTTCGACGTGGTTCTTGCGGGATATTGGGAATGGGATATCCTCAACGATTAA
- a CDS encoding ABC1 kinase family protein — protein MDVKTVSPPQTTPDLSGDLNLQDPVLEVDFDDDGQGLRYDPEMVANRYRGRFWHVAGRLFDIVFPFLRFSLSLWWDRRTGSVAKNQRRRAVKMREILTKLGPAYIKIGQALSTRPDLVPPLYLEELSQLQDQLPPFPNEVAFRFIEEELGAPPNEIYAELSENPVAAASLGQVYKGKLKTGELVAVKVQRPDLLERVALDIYLLRNLATWIQARVKRLRSDLVAILDEFAARIFEEMDYSHEAQNAERFAELYGHLRDIYVPEIYEDYTRRRVLTMEWISGTKLTNLEAIAAKDIDARYLIEVGVQCSLRQLLEHGFFHADPHPGNLLAMDDGKLAYLDFGMMSEVKSYQRYGLIEAVVHLVNRDFEGLAHDYVKLEFLSEDTDLTPIVPALASVFNNALGASVAELNFKSITDKLSELMYEYPFKVPAYYALIIRSLVTLEGIAINVDPEFKVLSKAYPYVAKRLLTDSSPQLRNSLRELLFKDDRFRWNRLENLLKNAKGSDDYDLADALNQALDFLFSERGEFIRDRLVNEIVKNVDLLSQDAVQNTNAALSEWLGLNNGKNGKGPSTGNRFKSQPMSEQDRQNLEHIKRIWAILQDTPGFDPMKLVRLVPGLVAKPETQQMGQEIVSSLAQRAVARLIRNFVLTREPIPASPGPVVPPERRLPPSNQRYR, from the coding sequence ATGGATGTCAAAACCGTTTCACCTCCCCAAACCACCCCAGACCTATCGGGGGATCTCAATCTCCAAGATCCCGTCCTAGAGGTAGATTTTGACGATGATGGTCAAGGACTTCGCTATGACCCCGAGATGGTGGCGAACCGCTATCGAGGGCGGTTTTGGCATGTGGCTGGACGGTTATTTGATATTGTCTTTCCCTTTCTGAGATTTTCCCTTAGTCTTTGGTGGGATCGGCGGACCGGTTCAGTTGCCAAAAATCAGCGGCGGCGGGCCGTCAAGATGCGGGAGATCCTCACCAAATTAGGGCCGGCCTATATTAAGATTGGTCAGGCACTTTCGACTCGTCCTGATTTAGTCCCGCCTCTGTACCTCGAAGAACTCAGTCAACTCCAAGATCAACTCCCCCCCTTCCCCAATGAGGTGGCGTTCCGGTTCATTGAAGAAGAACTCGGCGCTCCCCCCAATGAGATTTACGCTGAACTCTCGGAGAATCCTGTGGCGGCGGCGTCGTTGGGACAGGTGTATAAGGGAAAACTGAAAACCGGGGAACTGGTGGCGGTTAAGGTGCAACGGCCGGATTTGCTCGAACGGGTGGCCCTCGATATCTATCTTCTGCGGAATCTGGCTACCTGGATTCAGGCTCGGGTGAAACGCCTGCGTAGTGACCTGGTGGCGATTCTCGATGAGTTTGCGGCCCGCATTTTTGAGGAGATGGACTATAGCCATGAAGCTCAGAATGCGGAACGGTTTGCTGAGCTTTATGGCCATCTGCGGGATATCTATGTGCCCGAAATTTACGAGGACTATACCCGTCGCCGCGTGTTGACGATGGAGTGGATCTCGGGGACGAAACTGACGAACCTAGAGGCGATCGCCGCCAAGGACATTGATGCTCGTTATTTGATTGAAGTCGGGGTGCAATGTTCCCTACGACAACTCCTCGAACATGGCTTTTTTCATGCTGACCCCCATCCAGGTAACTTGTTAGCAATGGATGATGGCAAGTTAGCGTATTTGGACTTCGGCATGATGAGCGAGGTCAAATCCTATCAACGCTATGGCCTCATTGAAGCAGTGGTGCATTTGGTGAACCGCGACTTTGAGGGCTTGGCCCATGACTATGTGAAGTTGGAATTTCTCTCGGAGGATACGGATCTTACCCCCATTGTTCCGGCTTTAGCTTCGGTATTTAATAATGCCTTGGGGGCCAGTGTGGCGGAACTCAACTTTAAGAGTATCACCGATAAACTCTCGGAGTTGATGTATGAGTATCCCTTTAAAGTTCCGGCCTATTATGCCTTAATTATTCGCTCTCTGGTGACCTTAGAAGGGATTGCCATTAATGTAGATCCTGAGTTTAAGGTCTTGAGTAAAGCCTATCCTTACGTGGCGAAACGACTCCTCACCGACTCCTCGCCGCAATTACGCAACTCCCTGCGAGAGTTACTGTTTAAGGACGATCGCTTCCGTTGGAATCGTCTCGAAAATCTACTCAAAAATGCCAAGGGCAGTGACGATTATGATTTGGCAGATGCCTTAAATCAAGCCCTCGATTTCTTGTTTTCAGAACGGGGAGAATTTATCCGCGATCGCCTGGTGAATGAGATTGTTAAAAATGTCGATCTCCTCTCCCAAGATGCGGTTCAGAATACCAATGCGGCTCTGAGTGAATGGCTGGGGTTAAACAATGGCAAGAATGGGAAGGGGCCATCGACGGGAAATCGTTTCAAAAGCCAGCCGATGTCAGAACAGGATCGGCAAAATCTCGAACATATCAAACGCATCTGGGCAATTCTCCAAGATACCCCAGGATTTGACCCCATGAAGTTGGTGCGTCTGGTTCCCGGCTTAGTGGCTAAACCGGAAACTCAACAAATGGGACAGGAGATTGTCAGCAGTTTAGCTCAACGCGCGGTGGCACGGTTAATTCGGAATTTCGTCTTAACCCGAGAACCGATTCCCGCTTCACCAGGGCCCGTCGTTCCCCCAGAACGTCGCCTTCCCCCGAGCAATCAACGATATCGATAA
- a CDS encoding ATP-binding protein, which translates to MEQIYPEDQDRVLKRLNAARQGISQNLDHRIIRSDGRIGLERFFTISLDLLCIADTGGHFRRVSQAWSDTLGYSPADLEGQVFLEFVHPDDLASTLAAISTLKEGQPVMRFTNRYRTKSGSYRHIEWLSLPQGELIYAAARDITERIEAQEKLESLLNRTQLLNALSNEIRQSLELDQIVQRTVEAVFDELDLDICTFARYSEEDGHPYVEIVQEKRKSSCQSWLGLYDATQYPDYHKALLTNQVFSFNRQNPGEDCDRGIYDFCESMGVNLYLMLPIQTTDQLACLEMGRVDSSREWRQDEIELLESLGLQVAIAMQQAHLYQTAQQRTEELQVAYRDLQEAQVQLVQAEKMSSLGQLVAGIAHEINNPVSFIYGNLDPLGDYVEGLLEIIQTYQETYPEPPIELSELIEDLDLSFIAEDLPKMVNSIRTGAARIRDIVRSLRTFSRLDEADLKAVDLHENLDSTLMILQNQLNGRSGKPKIKVIKNYGDLPLVDCYIGLLNQVFMNVLVNVIQTIEERQNTEGDSSHQGVITITTISKEAGEVIISVRDNGLGMSEQVKGKIFEPFFTTKPIGSGTGMGLPTSHQIVTKYHEGELYFDSTLGEGTTFFVRLPRCNPSATGKKGSRQ; encoded by the coding sequence ATGGAGCAAATTTACCCGGAAGATCAAGATCGGGTGTTAAAACGACTCAATGCTGCCCGTCAAGGTATCTCGCAAAACCTTGATCATCGGATTATTCGCTCTGACGGTAGGATCGGCCTCGAACGCTTCTTTACCATTTCCCTGGACTTACTCTGCATTGCCGATACAGGCGGTCATTTCCGCCGCGTCAGCCAAGCTTGGTCAGATACATTAGGGTATTCCCCCGCCGACTTGGAGGGACAAGTCTTCCTAGAATTTGTCCACCCCGACGACCTCGCTTCCACCCTCGCCGCCATTTCCACTCTCAAGGAGGGGCAGCCGGTGATGAGGTTCACCAACCGCTATCGTACCAAGTCCGGAAGCTATCGCCATATTGAATGGCTCTCTCTTCCCCAAGGCGAGTTGATTTATGCGGCGGCACGAGATATTACTGAGCGAATCGAAGCCCAAGAAAAACTCGAATCCCTCTTAAATCGAACCCAACTGCTGAATGCTCTCAGCAATGAAATTCGTCAGTCCTTAGAGTTAGATCAGATTGTTCAGAGGACAGTTGAGGCAGTTTTTGATGAGCTTGATCTCGATATTTGCACCTTTGCGCGCTACAGCGAAGAGGATGGTCATCCTTATGTGGAAATTGTACAAGAAAAGCGTAAGTCAAGTTGTCAGAGTTGGTTAGGGCTTTATGATGCCACCCAGTATCCCGACTACCATAAGGCGTTACTGACGAATCAAGTGTTTAGCTTTAACCGGCAAAATCCGGGAGAAGATTGCGATCGAGGGATCTATGATTTTTGTGAGTCGATGGGGGTGAATCTGTACCTGATGCTACCGATTCAGACGACGGACCAACTGGCTTGCTTAGAAATGGGCAGAGTTGATAGCAGTCGAGAGTGGCGACAAGATGAAATTGAGTTATTGGAAAGTCTAGGGCTGCAAGTTGCGATCGCCATGCAACAAGCCCACCTCTATCAAACCGCCCAGCAACGTACCGAAGAACTACAAGTCGCCTATCGGGACTTGCAAGAGGCGCAAGTGCAACTGGTTCAAGCGGAAAAAATGTCCAGTTTGGGTCAACTGGTGGCGGGAATTGCCCATGAAATCAACAATCCTGTCAGCTTTATCTATGGCAACCTAGACCCCTTGGGTGACTATGTGGAGGGGTTGTTGGAGATTATCCAAACCTACCAAGAAACTTATCCTGAACCGCCTATAGAATTGAGCGAACTGATTGAGGACTTAGATCTTTCTTTCATCGCCGAAGACTTACCTAAAATGGTAAATTCCATCAGGACTGGAGCGGCTCGAATTCGGGATATTGTCAGGTCGCTGCGAACGTTTTCTCGTTTAGATGAAGCCGATTTGAAGGCTGTGGATCTCCATGAAAATCTGGATAGCACGTTGATGATATTGCAAAATCAACTCAATGGCAGATCCGGTAAACCTAAAATCAAAGTGATTAAAAACTATGGTGATTTGCCTTTGGTGGACTGCTACATTGGCTTGCTGAATCAAGTGTTTATGAATGTGCTAGTGAACGTCATTCAAACCATTGAAGAACGGCAAAATACTGAGGGTGATTCCAGTCATCAAGGAGTTATTACGATTACTACAATCTCCAAAGAAGCGGGAGAGGTTATTATCTCTGTCCGGGACAATGGCTTGGGCATGAGCGAGCAGGTCAAAGGGAAAATATTTGAACCTTTCTTTACTACAAAACCCATAGGCTCAGGGACAGGCATGGGCTTACCCACCAGTCATCAAATTGTTACTAAATATCATGAAGGGGAGTTATATTTTGATTCAACCTTAGGGGAAGGAACAACCTTTTTTGTTCGCTTGCCTCGGTGCAACCCATCGGCAACAGGGAAGAAAGGCAGTAGGCAGTAG
- a CDS encoding HAD-IC family P-type ATPase produces the protein MTQDTSRPKQTTWHALPVDQTAVKLGVQLKGGLTQAEFEKRQAEFGFNRIEGKAGKSFLIRFLEQFNQPLLYILIIAGAIKFFLEGWGSANGWVIWGVVLINAIVSFIQETKAENAIAALSSSIETEATLYRDGEKRQVPSSEIVPGDLVILTSGDKVPADLRLVETKNLQVNESGLTGESTAVEKQSQPVAENAPLADRSSMAYAGSFVTSGQGLGLAVARSQQYGLCREFRHLGPGTRVSGGDRQRHRNWAYLPIDGETNQPHHPPNPEI, from the coding sequence ATGACACAGGATACCTCTAGACCTAAACAGACAACTTGGCACGCCCTCCCGGTGGATCAAACCGCAGTAAAATTAGGTGTTCAGCTTAAGGGGGGCTTAACTCAAGCTGAATTTGAAAAACGCCAAGCTGAATTTGGTTTTAATCGCATTGAAGGAAAAGCGGGAAAAAGTTTCCTGATTCGATTTCTTGAGCAGTTTAATCAGCCATTACTCTATATTTTAATCATTGCTGGAGCCATCAAATTCTTTTTAGAAGGGTGGGGAAGTGCGAATGGTTGGGTTATTTGGGGGGTCGTCCTCATCAATGCGATCGTCAGTTTTATCCAAGAAACCAAAGCTGAAAATGCCATTGCTGCTCTCTCCTCCTCCATCGAAACGGAAGCCACCCTCTATCGCGATGGTGAAAAACGACAGGTGCCTTCCTCGGAGATTGTACCGGGGGATTTAGTGATTCTCACCTCCGGGGATAAAGTCCCTGCCGATTTACGTTTGGTGGAGACAAAAAACCTACAAGTCAATGAATCTGGGTTAACGGGAGAATCCACCGCCGTCGAGAAACAGAGCCAGCCCGTGGCGGAGAATGCCCCCCTCGCCGATCGCAGCAGTATGGCCTATGCCGGGAGTTTCGTCACCTCGGGCCAGGGACTAGGGTTAGCGGTGGCTCGATCGCAGCAGTATGGCCTATGCCGGGAGTTTCGTCACCTCGGGCCAGGGACTAGGGTTAGCGGTGGCGATCGCCAAAGACACAGAAACTGGGCGTATCTCCCAATTGATGGAGAAACAAACCAACCTCATCACCCCCCTAACCCGGAAATTTGA
- a CDS encoding HAD-IC family P-type ATPase has protein sequence MEKQTNLITPLTRKFDKFSRQLLYIILGVAAFTLAVGLGYAEDLTAESINEVFEATIALAVSAIPEGLPAVVTVALAIGVSRMASRNAIIRKLPAVETLGSATVICSDKTGTLTENQMTVQQIYAGGQPYQVLGTGYAPEGNICRDNEAIDVDQHPSLTDCLRAGLLCNDSHLTQDEGLWKVLGDPTEGALLVSGRKAGFTLDQLNAELPRRDVIPFESDYQYMATLHRGQHRSEATIYMKGSVEAIVSRCGEALDAQGQPQPIDAQEIHHQAETMASSGLRVLALARKTVQQSELDHDDVKQGLVFLGLQGMIDPPRQEAIRAVEACKNAGIRVKMITGDHKVTASAIAAQMRLKRTGEVIAFTGAELGEMAQDDFVRAAEDGVVFARVAPEQKLRLVEALQSQGDIVAMTGDGVNDAPALKQADIGVAMGQSGTEVAKEASDMVLTDDNFASIEAAVEEGRTVYRNLIKAIAFILPVNGGESMTIVISVLLDRLLPILSLQVLWLNMINSIAMTVPLAFEPKSKQVMEQPPLSPDRPLLNKRLLQRILVISLFNWILIFGVFEWVQGWEQENTEALARTMAIQALVFGRVFYLISLSQIGISLGQKLRGRAVEVATAPVVWIGIAVTMVLQIFFSQVGFMNELFSTAPLNLEQWGICLLIGLPMVVVAALANRIDPPNQLS, from the coding sequence ATGGAGAAACAAACCAACCTCATCACCCCCCTAACCCGGAAATTTGACAAATTCAGCCGCCAACTCCTCTATATCATCCTCGGGGTAGCGGCCTTCACCCTAGCGGTTGGCTTAGGCTATGCCGAAGACCTCACCGCAGAAAGTATTAACGAAGTCTTTGAAGCCACCATTGCCCTGGCGGTCAGTGCCATTCCCGAAGGACTCCCCGCCGTCGTCACCGTGGCCCTGGCTATTGGAGTTTCTCGTATGGCAAGTCGTAATGCCATCATCCGCAAGTTGCCGGCCGTGGAAACTCTAGGGAGTGCCACCGTCATTTGTTCCGACAAAACCGGAACCCTAACGGAAAATCAAATGACCGTGCAACAGATTTACGCAGGAGGGCAACCCTACCAAGTTCTCGGGACGGGCTATGCACCCGAAGGAAATATTTGTCGAGATAATGAAGCCATTGACGTAGACCAACATCCCAGCCTCACCGACTGTCTGCGGGCCGGATTACTCTGTAATGACTCTCATCTAACTCAAGACGAGGGCCTTTGGAAAGTCTTAGGCGATCCCACCGAAGGCGCGTTACTCGTCAGTGGTCGTAAAGCTGGCTTTACCCTAGATCAACTGAATGCAGAACTGCCTCGCCGGGATGTGATCCCCTTTGAGTCTGACTATCAATACATGGCTACCCTACATCGGGGGCAGCATCGGAGCGAGGCTACGATTTATATGAAGGGGTCCGTCGAGGCGATCGTCTCTCGTTGTGGCGAAGCCCTTGATGCCCAGGGACAGCCCCAACCCATCGATGCGCAAGAGATTCATCATCAAGCCGAAACCATGGCCAGTTCAGGGTTACGGGTCTTAGCCTTGGCTCGTAAGACCGTTCAGCAGTCTGAGTTGGATCATGACGACGTGAAGCAGGGCTTAGTCTTTCTGGGCCTACAGGGCATGATTGACCCCCCCCGTCAGGAGGCCATCCGGGCGGTAGAAGCCTGTAAAAACGCCGGGATTCGCGTCAAAATGATTACCGGTGACCACAAAGTGACCGCCAGTGCGATCGCCGCCCAAATGCGTCTAAAACGCACGGGAGAGGTCATCGCCTTCACCGGGGCGGAACTCGGGGAGATGGCCCAAGATGATTTTGTCCGGGCCGCCGAAGATGGCGTGGTCTTTGCCCGAGTTGCCCCAGAACAGAAACTGCGTCTCGTGGAAGCCCTACAATCCCAAGGGGATATCGTGGCTATGACGGGAGATGGGGTCAATGATGCCCCCGCCCTCAAACAAGCTGATATTGGCGTCGCCATGGGGCAAAGCGGCACGGAAGTGGCCAAAGAAGCCTCGGATATGGTGCTAACGGATGATAACTTTGCCTCCATCGAGGCCGCCGTGGAAGAAGGGCGCACCGTCTATCGCAACTTAATTAAGGCGATCGCCTTTATCCTACCCGTCAATGGCGGGGAGTCCATGACCATTGTCATCAGCGTTCTCCTCGATCGCCTCCTCCCCATTCTCTCCCTACAAGTGTTATGGCTGAATATGATCAACTCCATTGCCATGACCGTTCCCCTCGCCTTTGAACCCAAATCCAAGCAGGTGATGGAACAGCCCCCCCTCTCCCCAGACCGTCCCCTGTTAAACAAACGCCTCCTCCAGCGAATTCTGGTGATTTCCCTGTTTAACTGGATTCTGATTTTTGGCGTGTTTGAGTGGGTCCAAGGTTGGGAACAGGAAAATACCGAAGCCCTCGCCCGCACCATGGCCATTCAAGCCCTCGTCTTTGGCCGGGTCTTCTATCTCATCAGCTTGAGCCAAATTGGCATTAGCCTTGGTCAGAAACTGCGCGGCCGAGCCGTTGAGGTGGCCACTGCCCCTGTGGTTTGGATTGGCATTGCGGTGACGATGGTCCTACAGATTTTCTTTAGTCAAGTGGGTTTCATGAACGAGCTGTTCTCCACGGCCCCGTTAAATCTAGAACAATGGGGCATCTGTCTCCTGATTGGCTTACCCATGGTGGTCGTGGCGGCCTTAGCCAACCGCATCGATCCTCCCAATCAACTGAGTTAA
- a CDS encoding COP23 domain-containing protein has protein sequence MLSKFHVAHSPRWLAVAGAMGLTLALAPGAVAQLPEIPAEETSPTEPTEPVADDVRFSCQSVNGEYTVMYHPDGQDGQGYAWATPTALGGGWTPERRCSEISRRLESYRPDGLSELGTNVENGYDVVCVTTQENSSCRIVLTVPPGQDPRQTRDLVFENIVLADSGTSTDGVTALTGSDGVEIVEGLLGIELPEGLGGRRSSQPSRQRTSSNWIDLRPFLAPTDGGTGGQLQNFRGSSPSPSPENPQLDPSRF, from the coding sequence ATGCTATCCAAATTTCACGTTGCCCACTCTCCCCGCTGGCTGGCCGTTGCCGGTGCAATGGGACTAACCCTGGCCCTGGCCCCTGGAGCGGTGGCCCAACTCCCAGAAATCCCAGCGGAAGAAACCAGCCCCACGGAACCGACCGAACCGGTGGCTGATGATGTGCGTTTCTCCTGTCAGAGCGTTAATGGGGAGTACACGGTCATGTACCATCCTGACGGTCAGGACGGACAGGGCTATGCTTGGGCAACTCCCACGGCGTTGGGAGGCGGTTGGACGCCTGAGCGCCGTTGCAGCGAAATTAGCCGTCGTCTGGAGTCCTATCGCCCCGATGGCCTGTCAGAGTTAGGAACCAACGTTGAAAATGGCTATGACGTGGTTTGCGTGACCACTCAGGAAAATAGTAGTTGCCGCATTGTCCTGACGGTTCCCCCGGGACAAGATCCCCGACAAACGCGGGATTTGGTCTTTGAGAACATTGTTCTGGCGGATTCAGGGACTTCCACTGATGGGGTAACGGCCCTGACGGGGAGTGATGGGGTGGAAATTGTCGAGGGCCTGTTAGGGATTGAACTTCCTGAGGGCCTCGGGGGTCGTCGCTCCTCGCAACCAAGCCGCCAACGCACCTCCTCGAATTGGATCGATTTGCGCCCCTTCTTAGCGCCGACGGATGGGGGAACCGGTGGACAACTGCAAAACTTCCGAGGGTCTTCACCGAGTCCTTCTCCTGAGAATCCTCAACTCGATCCCAGTCGCTTTTAG